One genomic region from Leptospira tipperaryensis encodes:
- the pepN gene encoding aminopeptidase N, whose translation MDAPNVLTQTEALERASLVNQVSYSIHLDLKAGSPTYQGETKILFFYTGKGKGKLKIDFVTKKIEVIFLNGKEFSGYTKTDATLDLPGESLKPGKNEIKIKYTNEYNHSGSGFHQFQDPADGSEYLHTDFEPFEAHRMFPCFDQPDLKATYELSLSGPKEWKYIHNTLASKEETKDGRIEIQFQKTALFSTYLFALIVGPYEVWEDKYKNIPLRILCRKSLAKFMDAENIFAITKESFGFLESYFEVPYPYGKYDQIFVPEFNMGAMENVGAVTFSEHYIFRSPRIYSEYLGRANTIYHEMVHMWFGNLVTMKWWNDLWLNESFADYLSYYAMSHGKLFPDALEHFYVREEWAYREDQLSTTHPIAGTAENTLDAISNFDGISYSKGASVLRQLMYYIGEESFRKAMRKYFQKFANSNTVQNDFLDTMSETSGIDIRGWSKEWLDTTGVNTLLPEWKEDHILIRQLPSEKNGLYRTHALEVTIFSLKGDSFESVWQNRIVVKGKETILPYKHNPENSEIVVLNTNDHAYAKTYLPKDSIALLKTSLNKLKDRFARRIFWGSLWQMTRDAEISPKDFLEIVFSQGIQEEDLSVRSSHILTKATSIAASYLKKENREEWSTKLNDLAKKELLDSKTKDEEKIVWYRMLEGTSRTQNQLNYLRELLDGKVNIPGIKIDQERRWSILTRLSAFGIKDALSLIENEERSDTSDLGAKKAYGAKVAFPDVKSKASAWNEFNNPKTKYSTDMLRYGMRGFYWDHQEEILKTYEDKYFQNVIKVYKERDSHFSSAFGNILFPGVEPNQGLVDKTNRFLKEEKEIPALLKKDLKQHRDDLERTVRILSKQ comes from the coding sequence ATGGATGCTCCGAACGTACTCACGCAAACAGAAGCTTTAGAAAGAGCAAGTCTCGTCAATCAAGTCAGCTATTCTATCCATTTAGATTTGAAAGCGGGATCTCCGACGTATCAGGGAGAAACAAAAATTCTATTTTTTTATACGGGCAAAGGAAAGGGGAAGCTCAAGATCGATTTTGTTACAAAGAAGATCGAAGTGATTTTTTTAAACGGAAAAGAATTTTCAGGTTATACAAAGACGGACGCCACCCTCGACTTACCGGGCGAATCACTCAAACCCGGAAAGAATGAAATTAAGATCAAATATACAAACGAATACAATCACAGTGGATCCGGCTTTCATCAATTCCAAGATCCGGCCGACGGTTCCGAATACTTACACACGGACTTTGAACCCTTTGAAGCTCATAGAATGTTTCCTTGTTTTGATCAACCCGATCTTAAGGCGACCTATGAACTTTCTCTGAGCGGTCCGAAAGAATGGAAATACATTCACAACACCCTTGCTTCGAAAGAAGAAACCAAAGACGGAAGAATTGAAATTCAATTTCAAAAGACTGCGTTATTCTCCACCTACTTGTTCGCGTTGATCGTCGGGCCTTATGAAGTCTGGGAAGACAAATACAAAAACATTCCTCTGAGAATTCTTTGTAGAAAATCTTTGGCAAAGTTTATGGACGCGGAGAATATCTTCGCGATCACGAAAGAATCCTTTGGATTCTTAGAATCTTATTTCGAAGTTCCCTATCCCTATGGAAAATACGATCAGATCTTTGTCCCCGAATTCAACATGGGAGCGATGGAAAACGTAGGAGCCGTTACGTTTTCGGAACATTATATTTTCAGAAGCCCGAGAATCTATTCCGAATATCTTGGAAGAGCCAATACGATCTATCACGAGATGGTTCACATGTGGTTTGGAAATCTTGTCACGATGAAATGGTGGAACGATCTCTGGTTAAACGAAAGTTTTGCGGATTATCTTTCTTATTACGCGATGTCTCACGGAAAACTTTTTCCGGACGCGCTCGAACACTTCTATGTAAGGGAAGAATGGGCTTATAGAGAGGATCAACTTTCTACCACACATCCGATCGCGGGAACCGCAGAAAACACGTTAGACGCGATCAGCAACTTCGACGGGATCTCTTATTCCAAAGGGGCTTCGGTCCTGCGTCAGTTGATGTATTATATCGGAGAAGAATCCTTTCGAAAAGCGATGCGGAAATACTTTCAGAAGTTCGCCAATTCGAACACGGTTCAAAACGACTTCTTAGATACGATGTCCGAAACTTCAGGGATCGATATCCGAGGCTGGAGCAAAGAATGGCTCGACACAACCGGGGTCAACACTCTCCTCCCAGAATGGAAAGAAGATCATATTCTGATTCGACAACTTCCTTCTGAAAAGAACGGATTATATCGAACTCACGCGTTGGAAGTTACGATCTTTTCTCTCAAAGGAGATTCTTTCGAGAGCGTTTGGCAAAACAGGATCGTAGTAAAAGGAAAAGAGACGATTCTTCCTTATAAACACAATCCGGAAAATTCGGAGATCGTCGTATTAAACACAAACGACCACGCGTATGCTAAAACGTATCTACCAAAGGATTCCATCGCTTTATTAAAGACTTCGCTTAACAAACTAAAAGACAGATTTGCCAGAAGAATCTTCTGGGGTTCTCTGTGGCAGATGACGCGGGACGCGGAAATTTCACCGAAGGATTTTTTGGAAATCGTATTCTCACAAGGAATCCAAGAAGAGGATCTTTCAGTAAGAAGCAGTCATATTCTTACCAAAGCCACTTCGATCGCCGCTAGTTATCTCAAAAAAGAAAATAGAGAAGAATGGTCCACAAAGCTCAACGACCTCGCGAAAAAAGAACTCTTAGATTCCAAAACAAAAGATGAGGAAAAAATCGTTTGGTATCGAATGTTGGAAGGAACTTCTCGAACTCAAAATCAATTGAACTATCTACGAGAACTTCTGGACGGGAAAGTCAACATCCCCGGAATCAAAATCGATCAAGAAAGAAGATGGAGTATATTAACGAGGCTTTCCGCCTTCGGAATCAAAGACGCGTTATCTCTCATTGAAAACGAAGAAAGATCCGATACTTCGGATCTTGGCGCTAAAAAAGCATACGGAGCCAAAGTTGCGTTTCCGGATGTAAAGTCAAAAGCGTCCGCTTGGAACGAATTTAATAACCCGAAAACAAAATATTCCACAGACATGCTTCGTTACGGAATGAGAGGTTTTTACTGGGACCATCAAGAAGAGATTCTAAAAACTTACGAAGATAAATATTTTCAGAACGTTATCAAGGTTTACAAAGAAAGAGATTCTCATTTCTCTTCCGCATTTGGAAATATATTATTTCCAGGCGTGGAACCGAATCAAGGCTTAGTCGATAAGACAAATCGATTCCTAAAAGAGGAAAAAGAAATTCCTGCGCTTTTAAAAAAAGATCTCAAACAACACAGAGACGATTTAGAAAGGACGGTGAGAATTCTTTCCAAACAATGA
- a CDS encoding MFS transporter — MTQTQKKHDPFQALRIADFRSFLLGKFMVTLSISIQTTVVGWQMYHFTGSNLHVGFIGLTEAIPSITMALFSGLIIDSFPRKRIVSSALGLLSICSLLLLILVVPNMEWILKDFGVYPIYGVIFLSGIARGFLNPAVAAFQTQLVDKETFPNSATWSGIAWQTSLVLGPLTGGMLIVLGLYFAYSVDLILMSSGFLMMLLVKNKPVPEKPEIGETIWQSLSSGWKFVSSHQIILGAISLDLFAVLFGGAVALLPSFTERILGQSPEIFGILRSAQGVGAVLCAFFIAARPPKKNSGWILLSCVFGFGICIVLFGFSTDWRIAFLCLMAAGAFDMVSVVIRHTIVQMHTPDHMRGRVSAVNHIFIGSSNEIGEFESGVTAELLGIRRSIIAGGALTLLTVGFVGAIAPRLRKMELKDIM; from the coding sequence ATGACCCAAACTCAAAAAAAACACGATCCCTTTCAGGCCCTGAGAATCGCCGACTTCCGTTCCTTTCTTCTTGGAAAGTTTATGGTGACTCTTTCGATCAGTATCCAGACGACCGTCGTCGGCTGGCAGATGTATCACTTTACCGGAAGCAATCTTCACGTAGGTTTTATCGGTCTTACCGAAGCGATTCCTTCTATCACAATGGCTTTGTTTTCCGGTCTTATCATCGATTCTTTTCCTAGAAAGAGAATCGTCTCTTCGGCGCTCGGACTTCTCTCCATCTGTTCCCTTCTTCTTCTTATATTAGTAGTTCCGAATATGGAATGGATCCTAAAAGACTTCGGGGTTTATCCGATCTACGGAGTGATCTTTCTTTCGGGAATCGCAAGAGGTTTTCTCAATCCCGCGGTTGCAGCTTTTCAAACCCAACTCGTGGACAAGGAAACGTTTCCAAACTCAGCGACTTGGAGCGGAATCGCTTGGCAAACGTCTCTCGTCCTCGGTCCTCTCACCGGTGGAATGTTGATCGTCCTCGGTCTTTACTTCGCCTATTCAGTGGATCTTATCTTGATGAGTTCCGGATTTTTGATGATGCTTCTCGTAAAAAACAAACCTGTTCCTGAAAAACCGGAGATCGGAGAAACGATCTGGCAGAGTCTCAGCTCTGGTTGGAAATTTGTTTCCAGTCATCAGATCATTCTCGGAGCGATTTCTCTGGATCTTTTTGCGGTCCTTTTTGGAGGAGCGGTGGCACTTCTCCCTTCTTTTACGGAAAGAATTTTAGGTCAGAGCCCTGAGATTTTTGGAATTCTTCGTTCGGCTCAAGGTGTGGGCGCCGTTTTGTGCGCGTTCTTCATCGCGGCGAGACCTCCTAAAAAAAATTCGGGTTGGATTCTACTTTCCTGCGTTTTTGGTTTCGGAATTTGTATCGTTCTTTTCGGTTTTTCTACGGACTGGAGAATTGCGTTTCTCTGTCTAATGGCGGCGGGCGCTTTTGACATGGTGAGCGTCGTGATCCGTCATACGATCGTTCAGATGCATACTCCGGATCACATGAGAGGAAGAGTATCTGCGGTGAATCATATCTTCATCGGTTCTTCCAATGAGATCGGAGAATTTGAATCCGGTGTTACGGCTGAATTGTTAGGAATCCGAAGATCCATCATAGCAGGCGGAGCGCTCACGCTCTTGACGGTCGGTTTTGTGGGAGCCATCGCTCCTCGACTCCGGAAGATGGAACTCAAAGACATCATGTAA
- a CDS encoding NUDIX hydrolase translates to MKPFHPESYDPLSHLWSKKNRKDLIQTPIFKLVSWHTTSPDKKVSKDFFHLESLDWVNVIALTPEDKILLIDQYRHGIHRFSLEIPGGIAEKTTLLESAQAELVEETGYVSEEWEYLGKVTGNPAILNNWCHTFVAKNVRKLHEQDLDESEQIEIFETPLENIPKLISENILHHGMMVAALGMYFIKHPIQN, encoded by the coding sequence ATGAAACCCTTTCATCCTGAATCTTACGATCCGCTCTCCCATCTTTGGTCCAAAAAAAATCGAAAAGATTTGATTCAGACCCCCATTTTCAAACTCGTTTCCTGGCATACCACGTCTCCTGATAAAAAAGTTTCGAAAGATTTCTTTCATCTGGAATCTCTCGATTGGGTCAACGTAATCGCTCTCACTCCGGAAGACAAAATTCTTCTCATCGATCAGTATCGCCACGGAATCCATCGTTTTAGTTTGGAAATCCCCGGAGGAATCGCGGAAAAAACCACACTTTTGGAATCGGCCCAAGCCGAGCTCGTGGAAGAAACGGGTTACGTTTCCGAAGAATGGGAATATCTCGGAAAGGTCACGGGCAATCCAGCGATCTTAAACAACTGGTGTCATACATTTGTGGCGAAAAATGTTCGTAAACTCCACGAGCAAGATTTGGACGAAAGCGAACAAATTGAAATCTTTGAAACTCCTCTCGAGAATATTCCCAAACTCATTTCGGAGAACATCCTTCATCACGGGATGATGGTCGCGGCTCTGGGAATGTATTTTATCAAACATCCGATTCAAAACTAA
- a CDS encoding ATP-dependent helicase, giving the protein MKLNPEQEKAVRHVDGPILIFAGAGSGKTRVISNRIAHLIENSGVSAGKIVALSFTNKSAREMEERVRKMIPRQKLKGIVLSTFHSLGLNILKKHIGLIGYKHPFLLMNQNDQEGFVTTLLIANKVELKKTKVSEILGKISRIKNSGPSYREYLDSSLVESDQIANLIFDSYQNSLKEMNSLDFDDLILLPGVLLKEFPEVREEYHKKFQYFMVDEFQDTNQTQYVFLRALMGENRNLCVVGDDDQSIYAFRGSDLSLILNFEQDFPESNVVRLLENYRSTQVIIQGANSLIKNNLSRRSKELFSSIPGGRKIRYIERMDEKDEASYVVDCIREEIIKDARVGSQIAILFRTNFQTRPFEEELRSRSIPYKLIGGYNFFDRKEVRDMISYIRLIANTRDDASLLRVLNYPKRGIGPGSISLIHEKAGNMKESLYEILFRVCESPDFIPGLQKKIQSEIYNFVNLIERTKKKFATMPKMFLAFREFIQEVGIEKEILLEEKDEKIAKARTFNLSELVNMMSYFEENHDSPEKPTLFDFINRLNLLMEDETPSDDDKEDNRVQLLTIHQSKGLEFDSVYVAGLEEGILPNSRVLTEESSVDEERRLLYVAMTRARKHLCLTGAANRRKFGEQMATQASRFLTEIDPETLDWVSNEESREQETADFFAELEKLKTGS; this is encoded by the coding sequence ATGAAGCTCAATCCTGAACAGGAAAAGGCGGTCCGCCACGTAGACGGTCCGATTCTTATATTTGCCGGCGCCGGATCCGGAAAGACCCGTGTTATCTCCAATCGAATCGCGCATTTGATCGAGAACTCGGGAGTTTCCGCCGGAAAGATTGTCGCGCTTTCTTTTACAAACAAGAGCGCGAGAGAAATGGAAGAACGGGTTCGGAAGATGATTCCGAGACAGAAGTTAAAAGGAATCGTTCTTTCCACCTTTCATTCCCTCGGTCTCAACATCCTTAAAAAACATATCGGGCTGATCGGTTATAAACATCCTTTTCTTCTTATGAATCAAAACGATCAGGAAGGTTTCGTAACTACATTACTGATCGCTAATAAAGTCGAGCTCAAGAAAACAAAGGTTTCCGAAATTCTTGGAAAAATTTCCCGGATCAAAAACTCGGGTCCAAGTTACAGAGAATATCTGGATTCTTCTCTTGTGGAATCGGATCAAATCGCGAATCTCATTTTTGACAGTTATCAGAATTCTCTCAAAGAGATGAATTCTTTAGACTTCGACGATCTCATTCTTCTCCCCGGAGTTTTGTTAAAAGAATTTCCGGAAGTAAGAGAAGAATATCATAAGAAGTTTCAATACTTCATGGTCGACGAGTTTCAAGATACAAACCAAACTCAATACGTATTTTTAAGAGCCCTCATGGGGGAAAATCGAAATCTCTGCGTGGTAGGCGACGACGATCAGTCCATTTATGCGTTTCGAGGATCGGATCTCAGTTTGATTTTAAACTTCGAGCAGGACTTTCCGGAAAGTAACGTTGTGCGTCTTTTGGAGAATTATCGTTCCACTCAGGTTATTATCCAAGGTGCGAATTCGCTTATCAAAAACAATCTTTCGAGAAGATCGAAGGAACTTTTCTCTTCCATTCCCGGTGGAAGAAAAATTCGTTATATAGAAAGAATGGACGAGAAGGACGAAGCTTCTTACGTCGTCGATTGTATTCGAGAAGAGATCATCAAGGACGCAAGAGTCGGAAGTCAGATCGCGATTCTATTTCGAACGAATTTTCAGACCAGGCCCTTTGAAGAAGAACTCAGAAGTAGATCGATCCCTTACAAACTCATAGGCGGATATAACTTCTTTGATCGAAAAGAAGTTCGAGATATGATCTCTTACATACGGCTCATCGCAAACACAAGGGACGACGCTTCTTTGCTAAGGGTTTTGAATTATCCAAAACGGGGAATCGGTCCGGGAAGTATTTCCTTGATCCACGAAAAAGCCGGAAACATGAAAGAATCCTTATACGAGATTCTTTTTCGAGTCTGCGAATCTCCCGATTTCATCCCAGGCTTACAAAAAAAGATCCAATCCGAAATTTATAATTTCGTAAACCTCATCGAACGGACCAAAAAGAAATTCGCGACGATGCCGAAGATGTTTCTGGCCTTCCGAGAATTCATTCAGGAAGTAGGAATCGAAAAGGAAATTCTTCTCGAGGAAAAAGACGAGAAGATCGCGAAGGCGCGGACCTTCAATCTTTCCGAACTCGTAAACATGATGTCCTATTTTGAGGAGAATCACGATTCTCCCGAGAAGCCGACGCTTTTTGATTTTATAAATCGACTCAATCTTCTTATGGAAGACGAAACTCCTTCCGATGACGACAAGGAAGACAATCGCGTTCAACTCCTTACGATTCATCAGTCGAAGGGTCTCGAGTTCGATTCTGTTTATGTCGCTGGATTGGAAGAGGGGATCCTGCCTAACTCTAGAGTGCTCACGGAAGAATCGTCCGTAGATGAGGAGAGACGCCTTCTCTATGTGGCTATGACCCGCGCGAGGAAGCATTTATGCTTGACAGGGGCCGCAAATCGACGCAAATTTGGGGAGCAAATGGCTACCCAGGCCTCCCGGTTCTTGACTGAAATCGATCCGGAAACATTGGACTGGGTTTCCAATGAAGAATCCAGAGAGCAGGAGACGGCAGACTTCTTCGCTGAGCTGGAAAAATTGAAAACAGGATCGTAG
- a CDS encoding tetratricopeptide repeat protein — protein MALDKKILTLVTILVLTACASGQKSVDNGVSQESAVRAKIQGIDSQLSISSLDEKKRSSLLMEKAKLLLQIESYKEASIVLKEIQNSKEGKGLEHLDHYLGTAYLGINDTENAIVHFRKSETVDKNYESTIRRKMYAKALYQEEKYGLALGILGRASREKDFEKDILFYETVANSFMRIKEFKRCQIVLEEGLQKFPESPALKEIQEKLSQVLPR, from the coding sequence ATGGCTTTAGATAAAAAAATACTGACTCTGGTAACAATACTTGTTCTTACCGCCTGTGCAAGCGGTCAGAAATCCGTGGACAACGGCGTTTCTCAGGAATCGGCGGTTCGCGCGAAAATTCAAGGAATCGATTCCCAACTTTCCATTTCCTCTTTGGACGAAAAAAAACGTTCTTCCCTTCTGATGGAAAAGGCAAAACTTCTCCTGCAAATTGAATCTTATAAAGAAGCGTCAATCGTTTTAAAAGAGATCCAAAATTCTAAAGAAGGAAAGGGTCTGGAACACTTAGACCACTACCTCGGAACGGCATATCTTGGAATCAACGATACCGAGAATGCAATTGTTCACTTTAGAAAATCGGAAACAGTGGATAAGAATTACGAATCCACAATTCGCAGAAAGATGTATGCAAAGGCTCTTTACCAAGAGGAAAAATACGGTCTCGCTCTTGGGATTTTGGGACGCGCTTCGAGAGAGAAGGATTTTGAAAAAGACATTCTCTTTTACGAAACCGTAGCCAATAGTTTTATGAGAATCAAGGAATTCAAGAGATGCCAGATCGTTCTGGAAGAGGGTCTTCAGAAATTTCCGGAAAGCCCGGCTCTGAAAGAGATCCAGGAAAAACTTTCTCAGGTTCTTCCCAGATAA
- a CDS encoding LIC_12586 family protein, which produces MNRVWQKAKSLAPGDSLRFLGSFFVFLKENRRIRFILIAFILLLSVHAIVVESVGYYVRTRLLDLRGLKELSRNFINQELGRAVTLGVVEYDFPNAVVFEDFRISSEEDFALNHILFRTNKIQFRLGGLWKGQPYIKGIVVKDSSINLDLQDAIAGELIGYVQKINIPEIRLLNTTITISKGGEEVLNAIKGIDIVITKQPEGVIVKVSDSLFPFPYSRFIQGTFETKFNSEESKSIFRFQNVKAEKIRGLYSLFGKMLLTSGKISGEYEILLNGKKLSVTGKNQFTNVSGKIQHELPLGLKIPDLKDADLIHEMDLKLDETGEKQIHTFTKEENVFRVTYGLNLKKLATWEMNADLKNIRELKSIFQLPGDLEILEGQLNLKGKWEETGNYNDWIKSNVVFSLLGFHWKDPFFDVRLDQVIANILPGNLLEFSAKGNLFQETLATRITGKTGWKKSPRANGAFFYPFYNDWKWELELDRISVKDFLPIYHSWKNWIRTDIRTRQEKLIPEIRWTRTPFYKYLLEYFTATIHWKLKSFRFKEKDLGRATLDGKIVPFFSRLDLKGYQSEAPYVEGFANFTFGQDNPYMDLRMKVTGMPWEEPINGFCGSWIIPESVTSDTTIRLFGDDFLALHNSLNVLHNVSFNRSRFQDKRSLPLNLREPFDFGYEQNLLPTLSYYRNIFWKNESADLTGYGAVENNRIRISANGKLNEAFISRKFREEAGECKLESIGDR; this is translated from the coding sequence ATGAACCGGGTTTGGCAAAAGGCAAAGTCCTTGGCGCCCGGCGACTCCCTCCGTTTTCTCGGATCCTTTTTTGTTTTCTTAAAAGAAAATAGAAGAATCAGATTTATCCTCATCGCCTTTATTCTACTCCTGAGCGTTCACGCGATCGTGGTAGAATCGGTAGGTTACTACGTGCGAACCCGTCTTTTGGATCTCCGGGGTTTAAAAGAACTTTCTCGCAATTTTATCAATCAGGAACTCGGGCGTGCCGTAACACTCGGCGTTGTGGAATATGACTTTCCAAACGCGGTCGTCTTCGAAGATTTTCGGATCTCTTCGGAAGAAGACTTCGCGCTCAATCACATTCTTTTTCGAACCAATAAGATTCAATTTCGCCTCGGCGGTCTCTGGAAAGGACAACCTTATATCAAAGGAATCGTGGTCAAAGATTCTTCCATCAATCTGGATCTTCAGGACGCGATCGCGGGAGAATTGATCGGATACGTTCAAAAGATCAATATTCCCGAGATAAGATTGCTCAATACTACGATTACGATCTCCAAAGGCGGAGAAGAAGTTTTAAATGCGATCAAAGGAATCGACATCGTCATCACCAAACAACCCGAAGGTGTCATCGTAAAGGTAAGCGATTCTTTATTTCCGTTTCCGTATTCCAGGTTTATACAAGGAACCTTCGAAACAAAATTCAACTCCGAAGAATCGAAAAGTATATTCCGTTTTCAGAATGTAAAAGCCGAGAAAATACGAGGCCTCTATTCCTTATTTGGAAAGATGCTTTTGACCTCCGGCAAAATTTCAGGAGAATATGAAATTCTTCTCAACGGAAAAAAACTTTCGGTAACGGGAAAAAATCAGTTCACAAACGTTTCCGGTAAAATCCAACACGAGCTTCCTCTGGGATTGAAAATTCCAGATCTAAAAGACGCGGATCTCATACACGAGATGGATCTTAAACTCGATGAGACCGGAGAAAAACAGATTCATACGTTTACCAAAGAGGAGAATGTATTTCGTGTAACATACGGACTCAATCTCAAAAAACTCGCAACCTGGGAGATGAATGCGGATCTGAAAAATATCCGGGAATTAAAATCCATCTTTCAACTTCCGGGCGATTTGGAAATTCTCGAAGGTCAACTCAATCTAAAAGGAAAATGGGAAGAAACCGGAAATTACAACGACTGGATCAAGAGTAACGTTGTTTTTAGTCTTTTGGGATTTCACTGGAAGGATCCCTTTTTTGACGTTCGATTGGATCAGGTGATCGCAAACATTCTTCCCGGAAATCTTTTGGAGTTTAGCGCGAAAGGAAATCTCTTTCAAGAAACTCTCGCGACTCGAATCACCGGAAAAACCGGTTGGAAAAAATCTCCTCGTGCGAACGGCGCTTTCTTTTATCCTTTTTACAACGACTGGAAATGGGAATTGGAATTGGACCGAATCTCCGTAAAGGATTTTCTTCCGATCTATCATTCTTGGAAGAATTGGATACGAACCGATATCCGAACGAGACAGGAAAAACTCATTCCTGAAATTCGCTGGACCCGAACTCCATTTTACAAATATCTTTTGGAATATTTCACCGCCACGATTCACTGGAAGCTCAAGTCCTTTCGTTTTAAGGAAAAGGATTTGGGAAGGGCAACACTCGACGGCAAGATCGTTCCATTCTTTTCCAGATTGGATCTAAAAGGTTATCAGAGTGAGGCTCCGTATGTGGAAGGATTTGCGAACTTTACGTTCGGTCAGGACAATCCTTATATGGATTTGAGAATGAAAGTTACTGGAATGCCTTGGGAAGAACCGATCAACGGTTTCTGCGGTTCTTGGATCATTCCGGAATCCGTGACTTCCGATACTACGATTCGACTTTTTGGAGACGACTTTCTGGCTCTTCACAATTCTTTGAATGTTTTGCATAACGTGAGTTTTAACCGTTCCCGATTTCAAGACAAACGTTCTCTACCTCTGAATCTGAGAGAGCCCTTCGACTTCGGTTACGAACAAAATCTGCTTCCTACTTTGTCCTATTATAGAAATATTTTTTGGAAGAATGAGTCCGCGGATCTTACCGGTTACGGCGCCGTTGAAAACAATCGGATCCGAATCAGCGCGAACGGAAAACTCAACGAAGCTTTTATCAGCCGTAAATTTAGGGAGGAAGCAGGGGAATGCAAACTGGAATCAATCGGAGACAGATAA
- the lpxB gene encoding lipid-A-disaccharide synthase, whose protein sequence is MATLRKSTLQPKKSSSQPAPKRETATLKREDPKILMLAGEHSGDLLGGELIRELKKNFPELETFGVGGERMLEEGFHSIESMEELSIIGFSAILFKYRFLKALIGRLLDVAVEKNCTHAILIDYPGFNLRLAKELKKLGITVVFYVSPQLWAWKFNRIYGIRETIDLMLVLFPFEKEIYDRYGVPCEFVGHPLAVRLREKIRKEAPISEPEDKTHFHAIVTLMPGSRSGEIRRILNDLLETAGQLSEHYELEKKKVRFLLPNINQKEELYILERIELAKTKYSHLNIEYLFDRSLRAIEASDLVLVTSGTATLEVAYFEKPMVILYKVSMFTYTIGSLFIRTPNIGLVNILSGKEICRELVQAECTPTHIVEESIQLLENKKYRNKTIEDIRKVKESLGSENSSRHAAREITKLIKGIPRK, encoded by the coding sequence GTGGCAACCTTACGAAAATCAACTCTACAACCAAAAAAATCAAGTAGCCAACCCGCGCCCAAACGCGAAACCGCGACTCTCAAAAGGGAAGATCCGAAAATTCTAATGCTCGCCGGAGAACATTCGGGCGATCTCTTGGGCGGGGAATTGATTCGGGAGCTCAAAAAGAATTTTCCCGAATTGGAAACCTTCGGAGTCGGCGGGGAAAGAATGCTCGAGGAAGGATTTCATTCCATAGAATCCATGGAAGAACTTTCCATCATCGGCTTCTCCGCAATCCTTTTCAAATATAGATTTTTAAAAGCTCTGATCGGAAGACTTCTCGACGTCGCCGTTGAAAAAAATTGCACGCACGCGATCCTCATCGATTATCCCGGATTCAATCTTCGACTCGCAAAGGAATTGAAAAAGCTCGGAATCACCGTCGTCTTTTACGTTTCTCCTCAACTCTGGGCTTGGAAGTTCAACCGGATTTATGGAATTCGTGAAACGATCGACTTGATGCTCGTTCTATTTCCTTTTGAAAAAGAAATCTATGATCGTTATGGAGTTCCCTGCGAATTTGTGGGGCACCCGCTCGCGGTTCGTCTTCGAGAAAAAATAAGAAAAGAAGCTCCGATCTCGGAACCGGAAGACAAAACTCATTTTCACGCAATCGTTACTTTGATGCCCGGATCCAGAAGCGGAGAAATCAGAAGAATCTTAAACGATCTTTTAGAAACCGCAGGACAACTTTCCGAACACTATGAGCTGGAAAAAAAGAAAGTCCGTTTCTTACTTCCAAACATCAATCAAAAAGAAGAATTATATATTCTCGAACGGATCGAACTTGCAAAGACGAAGTATTCCCACTTGAACATCGAATATCTTTTCGATCGATCTCTGAGGGCCATCGAAGCCTCCGATCTCGTTTTAGTAACTTCAGGGACCGCCACTTTAGAAGTCGCTTATTTTGAAAAACCGATGGTCATCCTTTACAAGGTGAGTATGTTTACGTACACAATCGGTTCTCTTTTTATCCGAACCCCGAACATCGGGCTCGTAAACATTTTATCCGGAAAAGAAATTTGCAGAGAATTGGTTCAAGCGGAATGTACTCCGACTCATATCGTAGAAGAATCGATTCAACTTTTAGAAAATAAAAAATATCGAAACAAAACGATTGAAGATATTCGCAAAGTTAAAGAATCTCTTGGAAGTGAAAATTCTTCCCGTCACGCGGCGAGAGAAATCACAAAACTGATCAAAGGAATTCCGAGAAAATAA